From the Streptomyces pluripotens genome, one window contains:
- a CDS encoding nickel transporter has product MKPRLPFVLLALGALALLPAGVASAHPLGNFTVNRYDGLVVAPGQLRVDHVEDLAEIPATQVKPDLDRLGLTAWARQRCARAAAGSRLTVGGRTVALTAEDSTAHLRPGQAGLHTLRVECRLTAPLPRDGTESLGFHSADTAGGAGWREITARGDRMTLTATDVPGKSVSHELTAYPQDLLASPADTTAAVLRVRPGGPALVAREQRQDAPGAAVLPRGADRWTRALDELVARHDLTVGFAALALLIAVVLGAMHALAPGHGKTLMAATAAARGGRARLRDVLPLAASVTVTHTLGVVALGLLVTAGSAATPTVIAWLGTASGALVLVAGAGLVRRAWRSRAHEAAHVHAHAPDDVEQRQLAGVGGRQESAHHHHPHEHLHGDHAHRHGDDDHAHTGGGHTHTHTHGGHTHTHSTAPTLRGTILLGFAGGLVPSPSAVVVLVGAAALGQAWFGLLLVVAYGAGLALTLTAAGFAVVRLGSGMTRVLERRPRWTAHPLTALVRRTVPLVSALAVVALGTGLLLRGAASALG; this is encoded by the coding sequence GTGAAACCGCGGCTGCCGTTCGTCCTCCTCGCCCTGGGCGCCTTGGCCCTCCTGCCGGCCGGGGTGGCGAGCGCGCACCCCCTCGGCAACTTCACCGTCAACCGCTACGACGGCCTGGTCGTCGCTCCCGGGCAGCTGCGTGTCGACCACGTGGAGGACCTCGCCGAGATCCCGGCGACCCAGGTCAAACCCGACCTCGACCGGCTGGGGCTGACGGCGTGGGCCAGACAGCGGTGCGCACGCGCCGCAGCCGGCAGCAGGCTCACCGTCGGCGGACGCACGGTCGCGCTGACCGCCGAGGACTCCACGGCACACCTGCGCCCGGGCCAGGCGGGGCTGCACACCCTGCGGGTGGAGTGCCGGCTGACCGCCCCGCTCCCCCGCGACGGCACCGAGTCCCTCGGCTTCCACAGCGCAGACACAGCCGGTGGGGCGGGATGGCGGGAGATCACCGCCCGCGGCGACCGTATGACACTGACCGCAACGGACGTACCGGGGAAGTCGGTCTCGCACGAACTGACCGCCTACCCACAGGACTTGCTGGCCTCTCCCGCCGACACCACCGCCGCCGTACTGCGCGTGCGCCCCGGCGGCCCGGCGCTCGTCGCGCGGGAGCAGCGGCAGGACGCCCCGGGCGCCGCCGTACTGCCCCGGGGCGCGGACCGCTGGACCCGGGCACTGGACGAACTCGTGGCCCGGCACGACCTGACCGTCGGCTTCGCCGCGCTCGCGCTGCTCATAGCGGTCGTCCTGGGCGCGATGCACGCTCTGGCGCCAGGCCACGGCAAGACCCTGATGGCCGCCACGGCGGCGGCACGCGGGGGCCGGGCCCGACTGCGGGACGTGCTTCCGCTGGCCGCCTCGGTCACGGTGACCCACACGCTCGGCGTGGTCGCCCTGGGTCTCCTCGTCACGGCCGGTTCCGCGGCCACGCCCACCGTGATCGCCTGGCTGGGCACGGCCAGCGGCGCTCTGGTCCTGGTGGCCGGCGCCGGGCTGGTACGCCGGGCCTGGCGCAGTCGTGCGCACGAGGCCGCGCACGTCCATGCGCACGCGCCGGACGATGTTGAGCAGCGCCAGTTGGCCGGTGTTGGTGGCCGCCAGGAGTCGGCCCACCACCATCACCCTCACGAGCACCTCCATGGTGACCACGCCCACCGTCACGGGGACGACGATCACGCCCACACGGGTGGGGGGCACACCCACACCCACACCCACGGAGGCCATACGCACACGCACTCGACCGCGCCCACGCTTCGCGGCACGATCCTGCTCGGCTTCGCCGGGGGGCTGGTGCCCAGCCCGTCCGCCGTGGTCGTGCTGGTAGGAGCGGCGGCACTCGGGCAGGCCTGGTTCGGGCTGCTGCTCGTCGTGGCGTACGGAGCCGGTCTCGCGCTCACCCTCACGGCGGCCGGTTTCGCTGTTGTCCGGCTGGGTTCGGGAATGACCCGGGTGCTGGAACGGCGCCCGCGCTGGACCGCCCATCCGCTGACCGCCCTGGTGCGCCGGACGGTGCCGCTGGTGTCCGCGTTGGCGGTCGTCGCGCTCGGCACCGGATTGTTGCTCAGGGGGGCTGCATCCGCACTCGGTTGA
- a CDS encoding polysaccharide deacetylase family protein: protein MSDAPVPILMYHSVAAAPNRATRALSVAPEAFAQQMALIGDLGLTPVTTAALAGCWRSGRPLPARPVLITFDDGYEGVHRHALPVLARLGFPATLFVSTGWIRGEYDTGGGLDTMLDWRQVRDLSSAGVEIGGHSHTHPQLDQLDDGTLHGELDRCTEVVADELGSRPVSFAYPYGYSSRRVRQAVRDSGYGQALAVGNGLAHHRQGPYALLRLTVRRGTGVEEFERLLHGRAIARNFARDRTLTKGYALVRRARQVRRKAI from the coding sequence ATGAGTGACGCGCCCGTGCCCATCCTCATGTACCACTCCGTCGCCGCCGCACCCAACCGTGCCACCCGAGCCCTGTCCGTGGCGCCGGAGGCGTTCGCGCAACAGATGGCGCTCATCGGTGACCTGGGCCTGACCCCGGTCACCACCGCTGCCCTGGCGGGCTGCTGGCGCTCTGGCCGTCCGCTACCCGCCCGACCGGTGCTGATCACCTTCGACGACGGCTACGAGGGCGTGCATCGGCACGCCCTACCGGTGCTCGCCAGACTCGGCTTCCCGGCCACGCTGTTCGTCTCCACCGGCTGGATCAGGGGCGAGTACGACACCGGAGGCGGCCTCGACACCATGCTCGACTGGCGGCAGGTGCGCGACCTGAGCTCCGCCGGCGTGGAGATCGGCGGGCACAGCCACACCCATCCACAGCTCGACCAACTCGACGACGGCACACTGCACGGTGAGTTGGATCGCTGCACGGAGGTCGTCGCCGACGAGCTCGGCTCCCGTCCGGTGTCGTTCGCCTACCCCTACGGGTATTCCAGCCGACGGGTCCGCCAGGCCGTGCGCGACAGCGGATACGGCCAGGCGCTCGCCGTCGGCAATGGCCTCGCCCACCACCGTCAGGGCCCGTACGCACTGCTGCGCCTCACGGTCCGCCGTGGCACGGGCGTCGAAGAGTTCGAGCGGCTGCTCCACGGCCGTGCCATCGCCCGCAACTTCGCCAGGGACCGCACCCTCACCAAGGGGTACGCCCTCGTCCGCAGGGCCCGCCAGGTCCGCCGGAAGGCCATCTGA
- a CDS encoding serine/threonine-protein kinase — protein MSGEPGRERVIADRYRLLSPLGEGGMGTVWRARDEVLHREVAVKEVRAPAGLPGPDVERMYARLEREAWAAARVANRNVVTVYDVAAEGGRPWIVMELVAGRSLADRLEAEGPLSPQQAARIGAEVLSALRAAHAAGVLHRDVKPANVLLADDGRVVLSDFGIATVEGSSALTMTGEVIGSPEFLAPERALGRTPGPESDLWSLGVLLYAAVEGISPFRQDTPLSTLRAVVDEELPPPRHAGPLAPVIGGLLRKDPAERLSAEHAERELRLVAAGGPLRADTMRPAAPYVPTVAAQTAQPSRTPPIPPPGGYPEPRPATPEPPLRPERGRRSAVMLAAGVLAGVLALTGLTYTLLHHRNAGTGRTGGTASSGRASGAHTPTASSGTASATSVPPSARHSTSTGDGPSVSRPAQSVHVGLSSAHSVYSGSCPPPGAQAPTFTATFTVGRLPAQVEYRWVTARGSVSDPGWKTLSFPSGGGRTRQQRLTVTAYSGSGAINDEISVEVRTPVRATSESVPFSVTCTTAETPSYGASAAPSGSPGTSP, from the coding sequence GTGTCCGGAGAACCGGGTCGTGAACGTGTGATCGCGGACCGCTACCGTCTGTTGTCCCCGCTGGGCGAGGGCGGCATGGGGACGGTGTGGCGTGCCCGTGACGAGGTGCTGCACCGCGAGGTGGCGGTCAAGGAGGTACGGGCGCCCGCCGGGCTGCCCGGCCCCGACGTGGAACGGATGTACGCGCGCCTGGAGCGGGAGGCGTGGGCGGCGGCCCGAGTCGCGAACCGCAACGTGGTCACGGTGTACGACGTGGCCGCGGAGGGCGGCCGGCCCTGGATCGTGATGGAGTTGGTGGCCGGCCGGTCCCTCGCCGACCGGCTGGAGGCGGAGGGTCCGCTGTCGCCGCAGCAGGCCGCGCGCATCGGTGCCGAGGTGCTGTCCGCGCTGCGTGCCGCGCATGCCGCCGGGGTGCTGCACCGGGATGTGAAGCCGGCCAACGTGCTCCTCGCGGATGACGGCCGGGTGGTCCTCTCGGACTTCGGCATCGCCACGGTCGAGGGCAGTTCCGCGCTGACCATGACCGGTGAGGTGATCGGCTCGCCCGAATTCCTCGCTCCGGAGCGGGCACTGGGGCGTACGCCCGGGCCCGAGTCGGATCTCTGGTCGCTGGGTGTGCTGCTGTACGCGGCCGTCGAGGGCATCTCTCCGTTCCGGCAGGACACCCCCCTGAGCACCCTGCGCGCGGTGGTGGACGAGGAGTTGCCGCCGCCGCGCCATGCCGGTCCGCTCGCGCCCGTCATCGGTGGGCTGCTGCGCAAGGACCCGGCCGAGCGGCTGTCCGCCGAGCACGCGGAACGGGAGCTGCGACTGGTCGCGGCGGGTGGGCCCCTGCGGGCGGACACGATGCGGCCGGCGGCGCCGTACGTCCCGACGGTGGCCGCCCAGACGGCGCAGCCCTCGCGCACTCCGCCGATCCCGCCGCCCGGCGGGTACCCGGAGCCCCGGCCCGCGACCCCCGAGCCCCCTCTCCGGCCGGAGCGCGGGCGGCGTTCCGCTGTGATGCTGGCCGCGGGCGTGCTCGCGGGCGTCCTGGCGCTGACGGGGCTGACCTACACGCTGCTCCACCACCGGAACGCCGGGACCGGCCGGACCGGCGGCACTGCGAGCAGCGGCCGGGCGAGCGGTGCGCACACCCCCACGGCGAGCAGCGGCACCGCATCGGCCACCAGCGTGCCACCGTCCGCGCGGCACAGCACATCGACGGGTGACGGTCCGTCAGTCAGCCGGCCGGCCCAGTCTGTGCACGTCGGCCTGAGCAGTGCGCACTCGGTGTACTCCGGGTCCTGCCCACCGCCGGGCGCCCAGGCGCCCACCTTCACAGCGACGTTCACGGTGGGACGGCTGCCCGCTCAGGTGGAGTACCGGTGGGTGACAGCCCGTGGATCGGTGTCCGACCCGGGGTGGAAGACGCTGTCATTCCCATCGGGCGGCGGGCGGACCCGGCAGCAGCGGCTGACCGTGACGGCGTACTCCGGTAGCGGGGCGATCAACGACGAAATCAGCGTGGAGGTGCGCACTCCCGTGCGGGCCACGTCGGAGTCCGTGCCGTTCTCGGTGACCTGCACGACGGCGGAGACCCCCTCGTACGGGGCCTCCGCCGCTCCGTCGGGCTCGCCCGGAACCTCACCCTGA
- a CDS encoding DUF4331 domain-containing protein, with translation MTPLFSRSGTGRTGLATLICGALAAGGLAAAGVATLEPGAASASSHREAPLISGAPQYDNTDLYAFVSPDKPDTTTIVANWIPFEEPAGGPNFYTFADDAQYDLHVDNNGDAREELIFRYTFKTHTRNKNTFLYNTGPVTNLADPDLNVTQTYDLDLIRLKNRHVVSKTKLADDAPVAPSNVGKASMPDYGKLRAQAVYKTAGGTTTFAGQADDPFFADLRVFDLLYGGNLSEVGRDTLKGYNVNTIALQVPNDLIRESAQQPVVGIWSTTQRRNAQGYYSQVSRLGNPLVNEVVNPQKDKDRFNASQPAYDAQFLKNVTEPELPKLIESIYKIKAPAEPRNDLVDVFLKGVKGLNQPPHVRPAEELRLNTAIKPSMHPKRLGVLDGDKAGFPNGRRLTDDVVDAALQVMEGELVGSKNDLGDAVNKNDRKFEKYFPYIAQPASGSRGPLAKGTTSGTDVRSQLGDALQPTGSSGSGSGDTMLIAASAASGAAAILLLGSAFAWWRRRVRRPY, from the coding sequence ATGACACCTCTTTTCTCCAGGAGCGGCACGGGGCGCACGGGCCTGGCCACGCTCATCTGCGGTGCATTGGCCGCCGGAGGGCTCGCAGCCGCCGGCGTCGCCACGCTGGAACCCGGGGCGGCCTCCGCCTCCTCGCACCGGGAGGCCCCGCTGATCTCGGGCGCTCCGCAGTACGACAACACGGACCTGTACGCGTTCGTCAGCCCCGACAAACCGGACACGACGACGATCGTGGCCAACTGGATCCCGTTCGAGGAGCCCGCGGGCGGACCGAACTTCTACACGTTCGCGGACGACGCCCAGTACGACCTGCACGTCGACAACAACGGTGACGCGCGTGAGGAGTTGATATTCCGCTACACCTTCAAGACGCACACCAGGAACAAGAACACCTTCCTCTACAACACCGGACCGGTCACCAACCTGGCCGACCCCGACCTCAACGTCACACAGACCTACGACCTCGATCTGATCCGGCTGAAGAACCGGCACGTGGTGTCGAAGACCAAGCTCGCGGACGATGCGCCGGTGGCGCCGTCGAACGTCGGCAAGGCGTCGATGCCGGACTACGGCAAGCTGCGCGCACAGGCCGTCTACAAGACGGCGGGCGGCACCACCACCTTCGCCGGGCAGGCGGACGATCCGTTCTTCGCGGACCTGCGCGTCTTCGACCTGCTGTACGGAGGCAACCTCAGCGAGGTCGGACGGGACACCCTCAAGGGCTACAACGTCAACACCATCGCCCTTCAGGTGCCCAACGACCTGATCCGCGAGTCCGCCCAGCAGCCGGTCGTCGGCATCTGGTCCACGACCCAGCGCCGCAACGCCCAGGGCTATTACTCCCAGGTCTCGCGGCTCGGCAACCCCCTGGTCAACGAGGTCGTCAACCCGCAGAAGGACAAGGACCGGTTCAACGCCTCCCAGCCCGCCTACGACGCGCAGTTCCTGAAGAACGTCACCGAGCCGGAGCTGCCGAAGCTGATCGAGTCCATCTACAAGATCAAGGCCCCCGCCGAGCCGCGCAACGACCTGGTCGACGTCTTCCTCAAGGGAGTCAAGGGCCTCAACCAGCCGCCGCACGTGCGACCGGCGGAGGAACTGCGTCTGAACACCGCCATCAAGCCGAGCATGCATCCGAAACGGCTGGGCGTGTTGGACGGCGACAAGGCGGGCTTCCCGAACGGCCGGCGGCTCACCGACGATGTGGTGGACGCGGCACTGCAGGTCATGGAGGGCGAACTGGTCGGCTCCAAGAACGATCTGGGTGATGCGGTCAACAAGAACGACCGGAAGTTCGAGAAGTACTTCCCCTACATCGCCCAGCCCGCCTCTGGTTCTCGCGGCCCGCTCGCCAAGGGCACGACCTCGGGCACGGACGTACGCAGCCAGCTCGGCGACGCGCTGCAGCCAACCGGGTCCTCCGGGAGCGGCTCGGGCGACACCATGCTGATCGCCGCCTCGGCGGCCTCCGGAGCGGCCGCGATCCTGCTGCTCGGCAGCGCCTTCGCCTGGTGGCGCCGGCGTGTGCGGCGCCCATACTAA
- a CDS encoding SGNH/GDSL hydrolase family protein, translated as MRRSRFTGFVTSLLLAAGLGLTGAASAQASTTAVSGGYVALGDSYSSGVGSGSYISSSGSCDRSTKAYPYLWNAAHSPSSFAFNACSGATTDDVLANQLGSLNSATSLVSITIGGNDAGFADVMTTCVLQSTSACLSRIDTAKAYVANTLPGKLDTVYNAISAKAPSARVVVIGYPRFYLLGQLCLGLSETKRSAINDAADYLDATVKTRATAHNFVFGDVRPTFANHEICSGDSWLHSLNWLDIGESYHPTAAGQSGGYLPVLTNAA; from the coding sequence ATGAGACGTTCCCGATTTACCGGATTCGTGACTTCGCTCCTTCTCGCCGCCGGCCTCGGCCTCACTGGGGCCGCCTCGGCGCAGGCCTCCACGACGGCCGTGTCCGGCGGCTACGTGGCGCTCGGTGACTCCTACTCCTCCGGAGTCGGGTCTGGCAGCTACATCAGTTCGAGCGGCAGTTGCGATCGCAGTACGAAGGCGTACCCCTATCTGTGGAACGCCGCGCACAGTCCGTCGTCGTTCGCCTTCAACGCCTGTTCGGGCGCCACTACGGACGACGTCCTCGCGAACCAGCTCGGTTCGCTGAACTCAGCCACCTCACTGGTGTCCATCACCATCGGCGGCAACGACGCAGGCTTCGCAGACGTCATGACGACCTGTGTGCTCCAGTCGACCAGCGCCTGCCTCTCCAGGATCGACACCGCCAAGGCGTACGTCGCCAACACGCTCCCCGGCAAGCTGGACACCGTCTACAACGCGATCAGCGCCAAAGCCCCGTCCGCCCGAGTGGTGGTCATCGGCTACCCCCGCTTCTATCTGCTCGGGCAGCTCTGCCTCGGCCTCTCCGAGACGAAGCGGTCCGCGATCAACGATGCGGCCGACTACCTCGACGCCACCGTCAAGACCCGTGCCACGGCCCACAACTTCGTATTCGGAGACGTCCGTCCCACGTTCGCCAACCACGAGATCTGCTCCGGGGACTCCTGGCTGCACAGCCTCAACTGGCTCGACATCGGCGAGTCGTACCACCCCACCGCAGCAGGCCAGTCGGGCGGCTATCTGCCCGTGCTGACGAACGCAGCCTGA
- a CDS encoding glycosyltransferase family 2 protein, whose product MSSVLRPPSSGQDPSVATRYRPISSHLAIAPPVSVVIPAMNEAENLPYVFKTLPDWIHEVVLVDGSSTDDTVKVARSLWPDVKVVEQRGKGKGDALITGFEACSGDIIVMVDADGSADGNEIVSYVSALVSGADFAKGSRFANGGGTDDMTFVRKLGNWALCTVVNRKFGARYTDLCYGYNAFWRHCLDKIDLDCTGFEVETLMNIRVVKTGLKVQEIPSHEYLRIHGMSNLRAVRDGLRVLKVIIKERSNRRDLRRRTHHSPLLTAGRGEAS is encoded by the coding sequence ATGAGTTCCGTTCTCCGCCCGCCCAGTTCGGGCCAGGATCCTTCCGTCGCCACCCGCTACCGGCCCATCTCCTCGCACCTGGCGATCGCTCCGCCGGTGAGCGTGGTGATCCCCGCCATGAACGAGGCGGAGAATCTGCCCTACGTCTTCAAGACGCTGCCGGACTGGATCCACGAAGTCGTCCTGGTGGACGGCAGTTCCACGGACGACACCGTGAAGGTGGCCCGCTCCTTGTGGCCGGACGTCAAGGTCGTCGAACAGCGGGGCAAGGGCAAAGGGGATGCCCTGATCACCGGGTTCGAGGCATGCAGCGGCGACATCATCGTGATGGTCGACGCGGACGGCTCGGCCGACGGCAACGAGATCGTCTCCTACGTCTCCGCCCTGGTCTCGGGCGCCGACTTCGCCAAGGGTTCGCGCTTCGCCAACGGCGGCGGCACGGACGACATGACCTTCGTCCGCAAGCTCGGCAACTGGGCGCTGTGCACCGTCGTCAACCGCAAGTTCGGAGCCCGCTACACCGATCTCTGCTACGGGTACAACGCCTTCTGGCGGCACTGCCTGGACAAGATCGACCTGGACTGCACCGGTTTCGAGGTCGAGACCCTGATGAACATCCGGGTGGTCAAGACAGGGCTGAAGGTGCAGGAGATCCCGAGCCACGAGTACCTGCGCATCCACGGCATGAGCAACCTGAGAGCCGTCCGGGACGGACTGAGGGTGCTGAAAGTCATCATCAAGGAGCGTTCCAACCGGCGCGACCTGCGCCGCCGGACGCACCACTCACCGCTGCTCACCGCCGGACGGGGAGAGGCGTCTTGA
- a CDS encoding glycosyltransferase family 2 protein has translation MRGPGISVVICVYTEDRWEDILAAVRSVRAQSYPALETLLVVDHNPALLDRLTRAYEETGGVRVLPNAGPRGLSAGRNTGVSASRGEVIAFLDDDAVAERGWLRSFAEGYTDPRVLAVGGRTVPVWASGRRPAWFPEEFDWVVGCTYKGLPPGRARVRNVLGGNASFRRAAFEAAGGFATGIGRDGDRRPLGCEETELCIRLSLACPDAVLLIDDRAVIHHRVPEPRERFGYFRTRTYAEGLSKALVARSVGAAKGLESERRYATRVLPAGFARGLRDALLGRPGGAGRAAAIVTGILTAAGGYAVGSVRARRSGSPFSGAAVRETQGQRP, from the coding sequence TTGAGAGGTCCCGGCATCTCCGTGGTGATCTGCGTGTACACCGAGGACCGCTGGGAGGACATCCTGGCAGCGGTCCGCTCAGTGCGCGCACAGTCGTATCCCGCGCTGGAGACGCTTCTCGTGGTGGACCACAACCCGGCCCTGCTCGACCGGCTGACCCGTGCGTACGAAGAGACCGGCGGCGTCCGGGTCCTGCCCAACGCGGGACCGCGCGGCCTGTCGGCGGGGCGTAACACCGGCGTCTCCGCCTCCCGCGGAGAGGTGATCGCCTTCCTGGACGACGACGCCGTGGCCGAACGCGGCTGGCTGCGCAGCTTCGCCGAGGGGTACACCGACCCACGTGTGCTGGCGGTCGGCGGCCGTACGGTCCCGGTCTGGGCGTCGGGCCGACGACCGGCCTGGTTCCCGGAGGAGTTCGACTGGGTGGTGGGCTGTACCTACAAGGGACTGCCGCCGGGCCGGGCCCGGGTACGCAACGTCCTCGGTGGCAACGCCTCGTTCCGGCGTGCGGCGTTCGAGGCCGCGGGCGGCTTCGCCACCGGGATCGGACGGGACGGCGACCGGCGCCCGCTGGGCTGCGAGGAGACGGAGTTGTGCATCCGCCTCAGCCTGGCCTGCCCGGACGCCGTCCTGCTCATCGACGACCGGGCGGTCATCCACCATCGGGTACCCGAACCCCGCGAACGCTTCGGCTACTTCCGTACCCGCACCTATGCGGAGGGACTGTCCAAGGCCCTGGTGGCCCGCAGCGTGGGCGCGGCCAAGGGCCTGGAGTCAGAGCGCCGCTACGCCACCCGGGTGCTGCCAGCGGGGTTCGCCCGGGGCCTGCGGGACGCCCTGCTCGGCCGGCCGGGCGGTGCGGGGCGCGCAGCAGCGATCGTCACCGGCATCCTCACCGCAGCGGGCGGGTACGCGGTGGGCAGCGTACGGGCACGACGGAGCGGAAGTCCGTTCTCCGGCGCGGCGGTCCGGGAAACGCAGGGGCAACGGCCATGA
- a CDS encoding tetratricopeptide repeat protein has product MSPRTNDDEAGEPRVSGEPDRTGKPDGTGGPAAGEAASGDGAAIPAPAGAGADSGSGSGSDSDSDERVAAVRRFRTAGRRWRLAQLATSVALLATALTGGAMALGTGRAPASRPTAAVAVDPGVLSGGNLDASIAALQAHLRAQPRDSGGWATLGLAYDEQARTKGDPSRYKQADGALRRSLALAPDNDQALAGCAALAAARHDFQHALSYADRALRQNPYSERALSSRVDALVELGRYSEAAEAAETADARKPGVPVFTRYAYVHELRGDVTTARRVLKQALSAATSPGDTAYVAAQLGLLAWNQGDYKSALTSYARALAADDDYLPALEGRARAQAATGDRDTAIKGMEAVVSRYPLPRPLVELGELYEARGAAGDRAKAQRQYALVDAWIALARANGVDADLDTAMAAADHGDRAAALRAARAEWTRRHSVHTADALAWALHVNGRDGEALPYARTATATGYRNAAFLYHRGVIELATGHRTAGRASLTSALKLNPGFSPLGATRARKALEGAQ; this is encoded by the coding sequence ATGTCCCCGCGTACGAACGACGACGAAGCCGGCGAGCCACGGGTGAGCGGGGAGCCGGACAGGACCGGGAAGCCGGACGGGACCGGGGGGCCTGCCGCGGGGGAGGCCGCGTCCGGCGACGGGGCCGCCATCCCGGCCCCGGCCGGGGCCGGGGCGGACTCCGGCTCCGGCTCCGGCTCCGACTCCGACTCCGACGAGCGCGTGGCGGCCGTCCGCCGTTTCCGTACCGCGGGACGGCGCTGGCGGCTCGCGCAACTCGCCACGTCCGTGGCTCTGCTGGCAACTGCCCTGACCGGTGGCGCGATGGCCCTCGGCACCGGCCGGGCACCGGCATCCCGCCCGACCGCCGCCGTCGCCGTCGACCCCGGTGTGCTGAGCGGGGGGAACCTGGATGCGAGCATCGCCGCGCTCCAGGCGCATCTGCGGGCCCAGCCCAGGGACTCCGGCGGCTGGGCCACTCTGGGCCTCGCCTACGACGAGCAGGCGCGGACCAAGGGCGACCCCTCCCGGTACAAGCAGGCCGACGGGGCACTGCGGCGGTCCCTGGCGCTGGCCCCGGACAACGACCAGGCCCTGGCCGGCTGTGCCGCCCTCGCCGCCGCCCGGCACGACTTCCAGCACGCTCTGAGCTATGCCGACCGGGCTCTGCGGCAGAACCCGTACAGCGAGCGAGCGCTGTCCTCCCGGGTCGATGCGCTGGTCGAACTCGGACGCTACTCCGAGGCGGCGGAGGCCGCCGAGACCGCCGACGCACGCAAGCCGGGCGTCCCGGTCTTCACCCGGTACGCCTACGTGCACGAGCTGCGCGGCGATGTGACGACGGCACGCCGGGTCCTGAAACAGGCGTTGTCCGCCGCCACCTCGCCGGGGGACACGGCGTACGTGGCCGCGCAGCTCGGACTGCTCGCCTGGAACCAGGGCGACTACAAGTCCGCGCTCACCTCCTACGCCCGTGCCCTGGCCGCCGACGACGACTACCTCCCGGCGCTGGAAGGCCGCGCCCGCGCGCAGGCAGCCACCGGTGACCGCGACACGGCGATCAAGGGGATGGAAGCGGTGGTGTCCCGCTATCCGCTCCCGCGCCCCCTGGTAGAACTGGGTGAGCTGTACGAGGCGCGGGGCGCCGCCGGGGACCGGGCCAAGGCCCAGCGCCAGTACGCGCTCGTGGACGCCTGGATCGCGCTGGCCCGTGCGAACGGCGTCGACGCCGACTTGGACACCGCGATGGCCGCCGCCGACCACGGCGACCGGGCTGCGGCGCTGCGGGCCGCCCGGGCCGAATGGACCCGCCGGCACAGCGTGCACACCGCCGACGCCCTCGCCTGGGCGCTGCACGTCAACGGCCGCGACGGCGAGGCACTGCCGTACGCCCGCACAGCCACGGCCACCGGCTACCGCAACGCGGCGTTCCTCTACCACCGCGGCGTGATCGAGCTGGCCACGGGACACCGCACGGCCGGCCGCGCCTCACTGACCTCAGCCCTGAAACTGAACCCGGGCTTCTCGCCGCTGGGCGCCACGAGGGCGCGCAAGGCCCTGGAGGGTGCCCAGTGA